Proteins encoded by one window of Oligoflexia bacterium:
- the guaB gene encoding IMP dehydrogenase, whose protein sequence is MANSSTEIQTALSFDDVLLLPQESAVLPRNVELKTQLTKTIKLNTPIISAAMDTVTEAQLAIRMAQEGALGVVHRNMTIERQAAEVKKVKKSESGMVKDPITMQPNETVQKALNIMLEHKISGIPVTVGKELKGIVTNRDLQFESNMQLTVSEVMTKKLVTAQEGVSLEEAKALLHQHRIEKLLVVDKKQELKGLITIRDIKKASEFPHASKDKEARLLCGAAVGTGEDTLDRVTALLEAGVDVVVVDTAHGHSSGVLQKINEIRKKFNHIQIIAGNIATEQAALALIDAGVDAVKVGIGPGSICTTRIIAGIGVPQLTAIMNVAKAAKKKNIPVIADGGIKYSGDIVKALAAGASSVMIGSLLAGTKEAPGEQVLYQGRTFKTYRGMGSLGAMKGGSADRYFQDQMTAEYKLVPEGIEGRVPYKGSLSNVIHQLTGGLRAGMGYVGAKDIPNLHKRAKFVRITQSGLRESHVHDVSITKETPNYQTMS, encoded by the coding sequence ATGGCAAATTCTTCTACTGAGATTCAAACCGCATTATCCTTTGATGATGTTCTTTTGCTGCCGCAAGAAAGCGCAGTTTTACCCAGAAATGTTGAGCTGAAAACTCAATTAACCAAAACAATTAAGCTCAATACCCCTATCATATCGGCTGCGATGGATACAGTCACTGAAGCGCAATTGGCCATAAGGATGGCGCAAGAAGGTGCTTTGGGTGTGGTGCATAGAAACATGACCATTGAGCGACAAGCGGCAGAAGTAAAAAAAGTTAAAAAATCTGAAAGCGGGATGGTGAAAGACCCCATTACCATGCAGCCCAATGAAACTGTACAAAAAGCCTTGAATATTATGTTAGAGCATAAAATCAGTGGCATTCCAGTCACTGTAGGTAAAGAACTTAAAGGTATAGTTACCAACAGGGATTTGCAATTTGAAAGCAATATGCAGTTGACAGTCAGTGAAGTGATGACCAAAAAACTGGTGACAGCTCAAGAAGGTGTTAGTTTAGAGGAAGCCAAAGCCTTGTTGCATCAGCATAGAATTGAAAAATTATTGGTGGTGGATAAAAAACAAGAACTCAAAGGTTTGATTACCATTAGAGATATTAAAAAAGCCAGTGAGTTTCCACATGCCTCAAAAGATAAAGAAGCAAGGTTGCTCTGTGGAGCAGCTGTTGGTACGGGTGAAGATACCTTAGATAGAGTCACAGCTCTACTAGAAGCGGGTGTGGATGTTGTGGTTGTAGATACTGCTCATGGACATTCCAGTGGAGTATTGCAAAAAATAAATGAAATAAGAAAAAAATTTAATCACATTCAAATTATTGCCGGAAATATTGCAACAGAACAAGCAGCTTTGGCTTTGATTGATGCGGGTGTAGATGCAGTTAAAGTAGGAATTGGACCGGGCTCTATTTGTACTACAAGAATTATTGCAGGTATTGGGGTGCCACAGTTGACGGCAATTATGAATGTTGCAAAGGCGGCTAAGAAAAAAAATATTCCTGTGATAGCAGATGGTGGGATTAAATATTCTGGGGATATTGTCAAAGCTTTAGCAGCAGGGGCATCAAGCGTGATGATTGGCTCACTTTTAGCTGGAACCAAGGAAGCACCGGGCGAACAAGTTTTATATCAAGGGAGAACATTTAAGACTTATAGAGGTATGGGCTCATTGGGAGCTATGAAGGGTGGATCTGCGGATCGGTATTTTCAAGATCAGATGACTGCCGAGTACAAGTTGGTACCAGAAGGCATTGAAGGCAGAGTACCATATAAAGGGTCATTGAGTAATGTAATTCACCAATTAACTGGAGGTTTAAGAGCCGGTATGGGTTATGTAGGAGCTAAAGACATTCCTAACTTACATAAAAGAGCAAAGTTTGTCCGAATCACCCAATCAGGTCTAAGAGAAAGCCACGTCCATGACGTAAGCATAACCAAGGAGACACCAAATTATCAGACAATGAGTTAA
- the guaA gene encoding glutamine-hydrolyzing GMP synthase — protein sequence MILVLDYGSQYTQLIARRVREMQVFSKVVAFDDNLETYKDQVKGIILSGGPASVYDHLSPYLPKEILQWDVPILGICYGAQLLSQEFGGKVEACTHREFGSSQVKIEKATSIFAGIDSNKTYEMWMSHGDQIESIPKAWQVTATTRTCPYAGFESDDTNIFGVQFHPEVVHSSIGKQVLNNFVVEICKAKKDWTMEHFIETQSEIIKKQVGDAHVICALSGGVDSSVVAILLHKILGQQLTCIFVDHGLLRKNEREQVERDVKDAFSLNMITVDAKDLFMSKLKGVSDPEKKRKIIGNTFIEVFDEEAKKIKDVQFLAQGTLYPDVIESVSHRGPSVTIKSHHNVGGLPEKMNLKLIEPVRELFKDEVRLLGQELGLPKNFIERHPFPGPGLAIRVLGELEENKIKTLQEADAIFIEELKSQNLYQETWQAFATLLPVKTVGVMGDQRTYENVCALRAVTSVDGMTAKWAHLPHDFLAHVSNRIINEVKGINRVVYDISSKPPATIEWE from the coding sequence ATGATTTTAGTCTTAGATTATGGATCGCAATACACACAGTTGATTGCAAGAAGGGTGCGTGAAATGCAAGTGTTTTCAAAGGTGGTTGCTTTTGACGATAATTTAGAAACTTATAAAGATCAGGTTAAAGGCATTATTCTTTCAGGGGGTCCAGCATCTGTTTATGACCATCTTTCGCCGTATTTGCCCAAAGAAATACTGCAATGGGATGTTCCTATTTTAGGGATATGTTATGGGGCGCAACTTCTTAGCCAAGAATTTGGCGGTAAAGTTGAGGCATGCACACATAGAGAGTTTGGTTCTTCACAAGTTAAAATAGAAAAAGCAACAAGCATATTTGCAGGGATTGACAGCAATAAGACATATGAAATGTGGATGAGTCATGGTGATCAGATAGAGAGTATTCCCAAAGCTTGGCAGGTTACAGCCACAACACGGACCTGTCCTTATGCTGGCTTTGAATCAGATGATACAAACATATTTGGCGTTCAGTTTCATCCAGAAGTTGTACATTCAAGCATTGGAAAGCAGGTGTTGAATAATTTTGTTGTTGAGATCTGTAAAGCTAAAAAAGATTGGACCATGGAACATTTTATTGAAACGCAAAGTGAAATCATAAAAAAACAGGTGGGTGATGCGCATGTTATTTGCGCACTTTCTGGAGGAGTGGACTCTTCCGTTGTGGCTATCCTTTTACATAAAATTTTAGGGCAACAGTTAACCTGTATTTTTGTTGATCATGGTTTATTGCGTAAAAATGAACGTGAACAAGTAGAGCGTGATGTTAAAGATGCATTTTCTTTGAACATGATTACGGTTGATGCCAAAGATTTATTCATGTCCAAGCTAAAAGGTGTCAGTGATCCTGAGAAAAAACGTAAAATTATTGGTAATACCTTTATTGAAGTTTTTGATGAAGAAGCAAAAAAAATAAAAGATGTTCAGTTTTTAGCGCAGGGAACACTGTATCCAGATGTTATTGAAAGTGTGTCACATCGTGGCCCATCCGTGACCATTAAAAGTCATCATAATGTAGGGGGCTTACCAGAAAAAATGAACTTAAAGTTGATTGAACCCGTAAGAGAATTGTTTAAAGATGAAGTGCGTTTGTTGGGTCAAGAATTAGGCTTACCCAAAAATTTTATTGAACGACACCCTTTTCCTGGACCAGGCTTAGCCATAAGAGTGTTGGGAGAGCTTGAAGAAAATAAAATTAAAACGTTGCAAGAAGCAGACGCTATTTTTATTGAAGAATTAAAAAGTCAAAATTTATACCAAGAAACTTGGCAGGCTTTTGCAACTTTATTGCCGGTTAAAACTGTGGGTGTCATGGGTGATCAACGGACCTATGAAAATGTTTGTGCATTGCGAGCAGTCACCAGTGTTGATGGAATGACGGCCAAATGGGCTCATTTACCGCATGATTTTTTAGCGCATGTGTCCAATAGAATCATCAATGAAGTGAAAGGCATAAATAGAGTGGTGTATGATATCAGCAGTAAGCCACCGGCCACCATCGAATGGGAATAA
- a CDS encoding GFA family protein, whose protein sequence is MKKYKMTCHCAGVEIEVQLNKGLEKIRRCNCSICSRKGAVVASVPLQYLKVVKGQDLLQLYTFNTHTAKHYFCKVCGIYTHHQRRSDPTEYGINIACIDGVNIENYKSVPYSDGINHPKDV, encoded by the coding sequence ATGAAAAAATATAAAATGACCTGTCACTGTGCTGGAGTTGAGATAGAGGTTCAGTTAAACAAGGGATTAGAAAAAATTAGACGATGCAATTGCTCTATTTGTTCTCGCAAAGGTGCAGTTGTTGCATCAGTGCCTTTGCAGTACTTAAAGGTTGTTAAAGGTCAAGATCTCTTACAGTTGTACACATTTAATACGCACACAGCTAAGCACTATTTTTGCAAAGTCTGTGGTATTTACACGCATCATCAAAGACGTTCTGATCCAACAGAATATGGAATTAACATTGCTTGTATTGACGGCGTGAATATTGAAAATTATAAAAGTGTACCTTATAGTGATGGGATCAACCATCCAAAGGATGTATAA